Proteins encoded together in one Mycolicibacter minnesotensis window:
- a CDS encoding FAD-binding oxidoreductase, with product MLSTELQTTTRRLTGWGRTAPSVAQVLSTPDVDIIAKAVARSADSGNRGVIARGLGRSYGDNAQNGGGLVIDMTALNRIHSISSDRGVVDVDGGVSLDQLMKAALPFGLWVPVLPGTRQVTIGGAIACDIHGKNHHSEGSFGNHVRSIELLTADGSVRQLTPDGPEAALFWATVGGNGLTGIILRATIAMTPTETAYFINDGDNTSTLDETIAFHSDGSEANYTYSSAWFDAISAPPKLGRATITRGRLALRDELPAKLARNPLKFDAPQLMTVPDIFPNGLMNKLSLSAIGELYYRRGGHYRGKVQNLTQFYHPLDLLGEWNRGYGPAGFAQYQFLVPTEAVEEFKSIIIDIQASGHYSALNVFKLFGPGNEAPLSFPMPGWNVCLDFPMKPGVNELLNSLDRRVLEFGGRLYTAKDSRTTAENFHAMYPRIGEWIAVRRQVDPDGIFASDMARRLELM from the coding sequence ATGTTGAGCACCGAGCTGCAGACGACAACGCGCCGCCTCACCGGTTGGGGGCGCACTGCGCCGAGCGTGGCGCAGGTCTTGTCGACCCCGGACGTCGACATCATCGCCAAGGCGGTGGCCCGATCGGCCGATTCCGGGAACCGCGGTGTGATCGCCCGTGGCCTGGGCCGTTCCTACGGCGACAATGCCCAGAACGGCGGCGGCCTGGTGATCGACATGACCGCACTGAACCGGATCCACTCGATCTCCTCCGACCGCGGCGTCGTCGACGTCGACGGTGGGGTGAGCCTGGATCAGCTGATGAAGGCGGCGTTGCCCTTCGGGTTGTGGGTGCCGGTGCTGCCCGGGACTCGCCAGGTCACCATCGGCGGGGCGATCGCCTGCGACATCCACGGCAAGAACCACCACAGCGAGGGCAGCTTCGGCAACCACGTGCGCTCCATCGAGTTGTTGACCGCCGACGGTTCGGTGCGGCAGCTGACTCCGGACGGACCCGAGGCCGCATTGTTCTGGGCCACGGTCGGCGGCAACGGCCTGACCGGGATCATCCTGCGCGCCACGATTGCCATGACGCCGACCGAGACGGCGTATTTCATCAACGACGGCGACAACACCAGCACTCTCGATGAGACCATCGCTTTTCACAGCGACGGCAGCGAAGCCAACTACACCTATTCTTCGGCGTGGTTTGACGCGATCAGCGCACCACCCAAGCTGGGCCGCGCCACCATCACCCGCGGACGCCTGGCCCTGCGCGACGAGCTGCCGGCGAAGCTCGCACGCAACCCGCTGAAGTTCGACGCACCGCAGTTGATGACAGTGCCCGACATCTTCCCCAACGGGTTGATGAACAAATTGAGCCTGAGCGCCATCGGCGAGCTGTACTACCGTCGAGGCGGCCACTATCGCGGCAAGGTGCAGAACCTGACGCAGTTCTATCACCCGCTGGACCTGCTCGGTGAGTGGAACCGCGGCTACGGCCCGGCCGGCTTCGCGCAATACCAGTTCCTGGTGCCCACCGAGGCCGTCGAGGAATTCAAGAGCATCATCATCGACATCCAGGCCAGCGGGCACTACTCGGCCCTCAACGTGTTCAAGCTGTTCGGACCGGGGAACGAAGCGCCGCTGAGCTTCCCGATGCCCGGCTGGAATGTGTGCCTGGACTTCCCGATGAAACCCGGCGTCAACGAGCTGCTCAACTCCCTCGACCGCCGGGTCCTGGAGTTCGGCGGCCGGCTCTACACCGCCAAGGACTCCCGCACCACAGCGGAGAACTTCCACGCCATGTACCCGCGGATCGGCGAATGGATCGCGGTACGCCGCCAGGTGGATCCCGACGGGATCTTCGCCTCCGATATGGCCCGACGTTTGGAGCTTATGTAG
- a CDS encoding decaprenylphospho-beta-D-erythro-pentofuranosid-2-ulose 2-reductase: MVFDATGNPQSILLLGGTSEIGLAICARYLRHASASVVLACLPGDPGRDGAVAAMEAAGAKSVRIVDFDALDTASHPAMIDAAFSTGDIDVAIVAFGMDADAEELWHNQAKAVLVAGVNYTAAVSVGVLLANKMGAQGFGQIIAMSSVAGERVRRTNFVYGSTKAGLDGFYLGLGEALRDDGVRVLVIRPGQVRTRFSAHVKEAPLTVDKEDVAELAVTAAAKGKEIVWAPGAFRYVMMVLRHVPRVIFRRLPI, from the coding sequence ATGGTGTTCGACGCAACCGGAAACCCCCAGTCGATTCTGCTGCTGGGCGGTACCTCCGAGATCGGCCTGGCGATCTGCGCGCGCTACCTGCGCCACGCCTCGGCGAGCGTGGTGCTGGCCTGCCTGCCCGGTGATCCCGGCCGGGACGGCGCCGTTGCCGCGATGGAGGCGGCCGGCGCCAAGTCGGTGCGGATCGTCGACTTCGACGCGCTGGACACCGCAAGCCACCCGGCGATGATCGACGCCGCGTTCAGCACCGGCGATATCGATGTGGCGATCGTGGCCTTCGGTATGGACGCCGACGCCGAGGAACTCTGGCACAACCAGGCCAAGGCCGTGCTGGTCGCCGGGGTCAACTACACGGCGGCGGTTTCGGTGGGGGTGCTGCTCGCCAACAAGATGGGTGCCCAGGGTTTCGGGCAGATCATCGCGATGAGTTCGGTGGCCGGTGAGCGAGTGCGCCGGACCAACTTCGTCTACGGCTCCACCAAGGCGGGGCTCGACGGCTTCTACCTTGGTCTGGGCGAGGCGCTTCGCGACGACGGGGTGCGGGTGCTGGTGATCCGGCCCGGGCAGGTGCGCACCCGGTTCTCGGCCCACGTCAAGGAAGCGCCGCTGACCGTCGACAAGGAAGACGTCGCCGAGCTGGCGGTGACCGCGGCCGCCAAGGGCAAAGAGATCGTCTGGGCGCCCGGGGCATTCCGCTACGTCATGATGGTGCTGCGGCACGTCCCGCGAGTGATCTTCCGCCGGCTGCCCATCTGA
- a CDS encoding galactan 5-O-arabinofuranosyltransferase: protein MRTALATVGQMMLAAAVAVVVAVVALVAIARVQWPAYPSSNQLHALTTVGQVGCLAGLAAAAVLSRRGRQVLAWLVAVTFVSAFAVVTLAMPLGATKLYLFGISVDQQFRTEYLTRLTDSPRLADMTYLGLPPYYPPGWFWLGGRAAAWTGTPAWEMYKPWAITSMAVAVAVALVLWNRMIRFELALLVTIAGAAVTLAYSSPEPYAAIITVLLPPVLVLAWSGLRAGYRLAAPTPAEREAALTVGAEREASFTLGGRNGWGAVAGTGLFLGFAATFYTLLVAYGAFTVTLMAVVLAASRAVTRAGVKTTLSPLARLAVIGVIAAALASITWTPYLLATLRRPAGESRSAFHYLPGDGAELSFPMLQFTLLGALCLLGTLWLVVRASTSTRAAALAIGVVGVYLWSMLSMLSTLARTTLLSFRLQPTLTVLLATAGVFGFVEGARALGRAAQGWHTVVYPAATAVGLAGALAFSQDIPEVLRPDITVAYTDTDGHGERGDRRPPGAVKYYEAVDAAILAATGRPRNETVVLTADYSFLSYYPYWGFQGLTPHYANPLAQFSARAAAIEAWSTLETSEQFTHALDDLAWPAPTVFLMRPAATDSYTLRLAKDVYPNHPNVRRYTVELGAALFAGPQFRVQKIGPFVLAVRT, encoded by the coding sequence ATGCGCACCGCGCTGGCCACCGTCGGTCAGATGATGCTGGCCGCCGCGGTGGCCGTCGTCGTCGCGGTGGTCGCGTTGGTGGCGATCGCGCGGGTGCAGTGGCCGGCGTATCCCTCCTCGAACCAGCTGCATGCGCTGACCACCGTCGGACAGGTGGGCTGCCTGGCCGGGCTGGCCGCCGCCGCCGTGCTGTCGCGGCGCGGCCGGCAGGTTCTGGCCTGGCTCGTCGCGGTGACGTTCGTCAGTGCGTTCGCGGTGGTGACGCTGGCGATGCCGCTGGGGGCCACCAAGCTCTACCTGTTCGGGATCTCGGTCGATCAACAGTTCCGCACCGAATACCTGACCCGCCTAACCGACAGTCCGCGGCTTGCCGACATGACCTATCTGGGACTGCCGCCCTATTACCCGCCGGGCTGGTTCTGGCTGGGCGGACGGGCCGCAGCCTGGACCGGCACGCCGGCATGGGAGATGTACAAGCCGTGGGCGATCACCTCGATGGCGGTGGCCGTCGCGGTGGCGCTGGTGCTGTGGAACCGCATGATCCGCTTCGAGCTGGCCCTGCTGGTCACCATCGCGGGCGCCGCGGTGACGCTGGCCTACAGCTCACCGGAGCCGTACGCGGCGATCATCACTGTGCTGTTGCCCCCGGTGCTGGTCCTGGCCTGGTCGGGCCTGCGGGCCGGATACCGGCTTGCCGCCCCTACCCCCGCCGAGCGTGAAGCTGCGCTCACGGTGGGAGCCGAGCGTGAAGCCAGCTTCACCCTCGGCGGGAGAAACGGCTGGGGCGCGGTCGCCGGCACCGGCCTGTTCCTGGGCTTCGCCGCCACCTTCTACACCCTGCTTGTGGCCTATGGCGCGTTCACGGTGACATTGATGGCGGTCGTGCTGGCGGCGTCACGGGCCGTCACACGCGCCGGTGTGAAGACCACGCTGAGCCCGCTGGCTCGGTTAGCGGTGATCGGCGTGATCGCTGCGGCCCTCGCATCGATCACCTGGACGCCCTATCTGCTGGCGACCCTGCGCCGCCCGGCGGGCGAGAGCCGCAGCGCCTTCCACTATCTGCCCGGCGACGGCGCCGAGCTGAGCTTCCCCATGCTGCAGTTCACGCTGCTCGGGGCGTTGTGCCTGCTGGGCACGCTGTGGCTGGTGGTCCGGGCGTCCACGTCGACCCGGGCAGCTGCGCTGGCGATCGGTGTCGTCGGCGTCTACCTGTGGTCGATGTTGTCCATGCTCTCGACTCTGGCCCGCACCACGCTGCTGAGTTTCCGGCTGCAGCCGACGTTGACGGTGCTGCTGGCGACAGCCGGCGTATTCGGCTTCGTCGAAGGTGCGCGCGCGCTCGGTCGCGCCGCGCAAGGCTGGCACACCGTGGTGTATCCCGCGGCGACGGCGGTGGGCCTGGCCGGGGCATTGGCATTCAGCCAAGACATCCCCGAGGTGCTGCGGCCCGACATCACTGTCGCCTACACCGACACCGATGGCCACGGCGAGCGCGGCGACCGCCGACCACCCGGCGCGGTGAAGTACTACGAGGCGGTTGACGCCGCGATCCTGGCGGCCACCGGCAGACCACGCAATGAGACGGTGGTGCTCACCGCCGACTACAGCTTCCTGTCCTATTACCCCTACTGGGGTTTCCAGGGCCTCACCCCGCACTACGCCAACCCGTTGGCCCAATTCTCGGCCCGCGCGGCGGCGATCGAGGCCTGGTCGACGCTCGAGACGTCCGAGCAGTTCACCCACGCACTCGACGACCTGGCGTGGCCGGCTCCGACCGTATTTCTGATGCGCCCCGCCGCCACCGACAGCTACACGTTGCGGCTGGCCAAAGACGTCTACCCCAACCATCCCAACGTGCGCCGCTACACCGTGGAGCTCGGCGCGGCGCTGTTCGCGGGGCCGCAGTTCCGGGTGCAGAAGATCGGGCCTTTCGTGCTGGCCGTCCGCACCTGA
- a CDS encoding arabinosyltransferase domain-containing protein: MTDTRADYPIARTVAVVAGILGTLLAILTPLLPVKQTTAELNWPQNGVLASVQAPLIGYVATDLNISVPCQAAAGLTPAKSVLLSTVPKQAPKAVDRGLLIERVNDDLVLVVRNVPVVVAPLSAVLGPDCQKLTFTAHADRVTAEFVGLTYGPNAEHPGSPLTGTRSGYDFRPQIVGVYTDLAGPAPAGLDFHATVDTRFSSAPTPLKLAAMLLGVALTIAALIALHILDTADGTRHRRFLPARWWSMKPLDALVTLVLVWWHFVGANTSDDGYILTMARISEHAGYMANFYRWFGTPEAPFGWYYDLLAVWSQVSTTSIWMRLPTLGMALACWWLISREVIPRLGHAVKHSRAAAWTAAGMFLAFWLPLNNGLRPEPIIALGILATWCSVERAVATSRLLPLAIACIIGAMTLFSGPTGIASIGALLVAIGPLRTILHRRSKQFGLAPLLAPIAAAVSITAIVIFRDQTLASEIEASTLKSAVGPSLAWFEEHVRYERLFLATPDGSVARRFPVLALGVALAVSVAMALRKGRIPGTAAGPSRRIIGITIISFIAMMFTPTKWTHHFGVFAGLAGSLGALAAVAVSAAAMHSRRNRALFTAVVLFITALSFASVNGWWYVSNFGVPWSNAFPKWHLAFATIGVALTVAAALVAAWFHFTGGPDRPPRWAALSGYPLAIASWVLIVFEVVSLTAAMVGQYPAWTVGRSNLGALPVVGTGSTCGLADDVLVEQDPTAGILTPIDAPVDDALGATFSVGFTPNGIPADVSADQVIGPPGLGRLADDDAQTAGGEAGTEGGTTAAEGVNGSRARLPYTLDPARVPVLGSWRPGIQVPALLRSAWYRLPADRANAGPLLVVTAAGRFDRGEVIAQWATESGAAADKPGGTVEFGDIGAVPAWRNLRAPLSAIPAEATRVRLVVRDDDLAPQHWIAVTPPRVPQLRTLQDVVGSSDPVLLDWLVGLAFPCQRPFGHQNGVTEVPKWRILPDRFGAEANSPVMDNNGGGPLGITELLVRATTVPSYLNHDWFSDWGALQRLTPYYPAATPAQLDLGTAVRSGLWSPAPLRH; encoded by the coding sequence GTGACCGATACGCGCGCCGACTACCCGATCGCTCGGACCGTCGCTGTCGTCGCCGGCATTCTGGGTACTCTGCTGGCGATCCTGACCCCGTTGTTGCCGGTCAAACAGACCACCGCCGAGCTCAACTGGCCGCAGAACGGCGTACTGGCCAGCGTGCAGGCGCCGCTGATCGGCTACGTCGCCACCGACCTGAACATCAGCGTGCCGTGCCAGGCCGCGGCCGGTCTCACCCCGGCCAAGTCGGTGCTGCTGTCCACCGTGCCCAAGCAGGCTCCCAAGGCTGTCGACCGCGGACTGCTCATCGAACGCGTCAATGACGATCTCGTTCTGGTGGTGCGCAACGTGCCGGTGGTGGTGGCACCGCTGTCGGCGGTGCTCGGCCCGGATTGTCAGAAGCTGACCTTCACCGCACACGCCGACCGGGTCACCGCCGAGTTCGTCGGCCTGACCTACGGGCCCAACGCCGAGCACCCCGGCTCGCCGCTGACCGGCACCCGCAGTGGCTACGACTTCCGCCCGCAGATCGTCGGCGTCTACACCGACCTGGCCGGCCCGGCACCGGCCGGTCTGGACTTCCACGCCACCGTCGACACCCGCTTCTCCAGCGCACCCACGCCGCTCAAGCTCGCCGCAATGCTTCTCGGGGTGGCACTGACGATCGCCGCCCTGATCGCGTTGCACATCCTCGACACCGCCGACGGCACCCGGCACCGGCGCTTCCTGCCGGCCCGCTGGTGGTCGATGAAACCGCTGGACGCGCTCGTAACGCTGGTGTTGGTGTGGTGGCACTTCGTGGGCGCCAACACCTCCGACGACGGCTACATCCTCACGATGGCCCGGATCTCCGAGCACGCCGGATATATGGCCAACTTCTACCGATGGTTCGGCACCCCGGAGGCGCCGTTCGGTTGGTACTACGACCTGCTCGCAGTGTGGTCGCAGGTGTCCACCACCAGCATCTGGATGCGACTGCCCACCCTGGGCATGGCGCTGGCCTGCTGGTGGCTGATCAGCCGTGAGGTGATCCCCCGCCTGGGTCACGCCGTCAAGCACAGCCGGGCCGCGGCCTGGACCGCGGCGGGCATGTTCCTGGCGTTCTGGCTGCCGCTGAATAACGGCCTGCGCCCGGAACCGATCATCGCGTTGGGCATCCTGGCGACCTGGTGCTCGGTGGAGCGGGCGGTGGCCACCAGCCGACTACTGCCGCTGGCGATCGCCTGCATCATCGGCGCGATGACGCTGTTCTCCGGGCCGACCGGGATCGCGTCGATCGGCGCCCTGCTGGTGGCGATCGGGCCGCTGCGCACGATTTTGCACCGGCGCTCGAAGCAGTTCGGGCTGGCGCCACTGCTGGCCCCGATCGCCGCTGCGGTCAGTATCACCGCGATCGTGATCTTCCGGGACCAGACCCTGGCCAGCGAGATCGAAGCCAGCACGCTGAAATCGGCGGTCGGGCCCAGCCTGGCCTGGTTCGAAGAGCACGTCCGCTACGAGCGGCTTTTCTTGGCTACCCCCGACGGATCGGTGGCGCGCCGGTTCCCGGTGCTGGCCCTGGGCGTCGCGTTGGCGGTGTCGGTGGCGATGGCGCTGCGCAAGGGCCGGATTCCTGGCACCGCCGCGGGGCCCAGCCGGCGCATCATCGGGATCACGATCATCTCGTTCATCGCGATGATGTTCACCCCGACCAAGTGGACCCACCACTTCGGCGTGTTCGCCGGGCTGGCCGGGTCGTTGGGCGCACTGGCCGCCGTGGCGGTGAGCGCAGCCGCCATGCACTCCCGCCGTAACCGGGCACTGTTCACCGCGGTGGTGCTGTTCATCACCGCACTGTCGTTCGCCAGCGTCAACGGCTGGTGGTACGTCTCCAACTTCGGGGTGCCCTGGTCGAACGCGTTCCCCAAATGGCACCTGGCGTTCGCCACCATCGGTGTGGCGCTGACCGTGGCCGCCGCACTGGTGGCGGCGTGGTTCCACTTCACCGGGGGCCCCGACCGGCCACCGCGCTGGGCGGCGCTGTCGGGCTACCCGCTGGCGATCGCGTCCTGGGTGCTGATCGTCTTCGAGGTGGTGTCGCTGACCGCGGCGATGGTGGGTCAGTACCCCGCCTGGACGGTGGGTCGCTCCAATCTGGGTGCTCTTCCGGTGGTGGGCACCGGTAGCACCTGCGGGTTGGCCGACGACGTGTTGGTCGAGCAGGACCCGACCGCCGGGATCCTCACCCCGATCGACGCTCCGGTCGACGACGCTCTGGGCGCGACGTTTTCGGTCGGGTTCACCCCCAACGGGATCCCCGCCGATGTCTCGGCCGATCAGGTGATCGGCCCGCCCGGGTTGGGCCGGCTGGCCGATGACGACGCGCAGACCGCCGGCGGCGAGGCAGGCACTGAGGGTGGCACCACCGCGGCCGAGGGTGTGAACGGCTCGCGAGCCCGCCTGCCCTACACGCTGGACCCGGCCCGGGTGCCGGTGCTGGGTAGCTGGCGCCCCGGTATTCAGGTGCCCGCGCTGTTGCGCTCGGCCTGGTATCGGCTACCGGCCGATCGGGCCAACGCCGGGCCACTGCTGGTGGTGACGGCGGCGGGTCGCTTCGACCGCGGTGAGGTCATCGCACAGTGGGCCACCGAATCCGGCGCGGCCGCCGACAAGCCTGGTGGCACGGTCGAGTTCGGTGACATCGGTGCGGTCCCCGCCTGGCGCAATCTGCGGGCGCCCCTGTCGGCGATCCCGGCCGAGGCCACCCGCGTGCGGCTAGTGGTCCGCGACGACGACCTGGCACCGCAACATTGGATCGCGGTGACTCCACCGCGGGTCCCGCAGCTGCGCACCCTGCAGGATGTGGTGGGCTCGTCCGACCCGGTGCTGTTGGACTGGCTGGTCGGCCTGGCATTCCCCTGCCAGCGTCCGTTCGGCCACCAGAACGGGGTGACCGAAGTGCCGAAGTGGCGGATCCTGCCGGATCGGTTCGGCGCGGAGGCCAACTCCCCGGTGATGGACAACAACGGCGGCGGTCCGCTCGGCATCACCGAGCTGCTGGTCCGTGCGACCACGGTGCCCAGTTATCTGAACCACGACTGGTTCAGCGACTGGGGTGCACTGCAGCGGTTGACGCCGTACTACCCCGCCGCCACACCGGCTCAGCTGGATCTGGGCACCGCCGTACGGTCCGGGCTGTGGAGCCCCGCGCCACTGCGGCACTGA